The sequence below is a genomic window from Anaerocolumna chitinilytica.
GCTGCCCTTTATGCTGACCATAGCCATGGATGCCGCCGCAGCCGCTTATATTTTTCTGCGTTCTAAGGAAAACAAAAAAGAAATGGCAGAAACAGAAAAGAAATTAAACCGGGCCATTCTTTTATTAAATAAAGTACGTATCAAATATGTTAATAATACCAATGCTCTGGATTATTGCTACGCAAAGTATTTGGTAGACAGTCAGGCTAAACTTGAAATAATGTGGGAACAATACCAAAAAGAAAAAGAAGATGAAAATCAGTATAAATTAAGCAAAGATCAGTTGGAGTATTATAAAAAGGAATTAATTGCCCGTTTAAAGGAGGCCAGAGTAACCGACGCGAAAATATGGATCCACCAGTTGGAAGCGCTTCTTACCCCGGCAGAAATGGAAACAGTAAATACAGCACTCATTGAGAGAAGGCATAAGGTTAAGGAACAGATCGATCAGAACAGTACTCTGAAAGATAAATGTATAGAAGAAATAGAAAAATTTACAAAAGAAAATGAAGAAAACAAGATTTATGTAGCTGAGCTTCTAAAAAAGAAGGGAATCGCTCTTGACATATAGACAAAGTTTTCATATGATATTCATAGTTGTTGTATAATCGAATAATGCAAATGTTATGATGGAGAGGATTAGATAGGTAAGTGTACCAGAGAGGACAGTTCATAGGCTGAAAGACTGTTTTACTTACTGCTTGTTGAAGGTAGCTCCTAAACTGTGTCTTTGAAGAAGAGTAGGAGATACCGGGAAATCCCGTTACAGAGTAAAAGGCAGCTTATTTATTTTGCTGTAAATAAAGGTGGTACCACGGTTCTTCGTCCTTTTTGGCGGGGAACTTTTTTTATTGTCCGGAATGAACAGGAAAGGGCAGTTAAAATAGCAAAATCAGCTTGGTTAATCCCATAAACAGATGGATAAGAATATCGAGAATCAGAAAGATTAACACCCATTAAGCAAATTCTATAGGTTAACAAAAATAGTATGAAGTAAAATCAGGAGGAAGAAAATGAAGAAAGAATTGGAAAAAACCTATAATCCTGCGGACATTGAGGATAGACTCTATTCCAAGTGGATAAATAAGAAATATTTTAAGGCGGAAGTGGATAGATCAAAAAAACCTTTCACAATCGTAATGCCTCCCCCAAATATTACAGGACAGCTTCATATGGGGCATGCACTGGATAATACCATGCAGGACATCCTTACCAGATTTAAAAGAATGCAAGGCTTCAATGCGCTTTGGCAGCCGGGAACGGACCATGCCAGCATTGCTACAGAAGTAAAAATTATAGAACAGTTAAAAAAAGAAGGAATTGACAAAAAAGACCTTGGCCGAGATGGTTTCTTAGAGAGAGCCTGGCAGTGGAAAGAGGAGTACGGCGGACGTATCATCAGTCAGTTAAAGAAAATGGGCTCTTCCTGTGACTGGGACAGAGAACGTTTTACAATGGATGAAGGATGTTCCGAGGCAGTAGAAGAGGTATTTTTAAGACTTTATGAAAAAGGCTTGATTTATAAGGGCTCCCGTATAATTAACTGGTGTCCGGTATGCAAGACCAGTATCTCTGATGCTGAGGTGGAGCATGAGGAACAGGCAGGTCATTTCTGGCATATTCTCTACCCCATAGCAGGAACAGAAGATTTTCTGGAAGTTGCCACTACCAGACCGGAGACCATGCTGGGAGATGTTGCGGTTGCAGTACATCCCGATGATGAACGTTATAAAGCTTTAATTGGAAAGAATGTTATTCTGCCCTTCTTAAACAAAGAAATTCCTATAATTGCGGATACCTATGTAGATAAGGAATTCGGAACAGGTGTTGTAAAAATAACTCCCGCTCATGACCCCAACGATTTTGAAGTTGGCAAGAGACATGGTCTGGAACAGATTAATATTATGAATGATGACGCCACTATCAACGAAAAAGGCGGTAAATTCGCTGGTATGGACCGTTATGCAGCCAGAAAGCTTATGGTAAAAGAGCTGGAGGAAATGGGCCTTTTAAAGAAAGTGGAAGACCATACCCATAATGTTGGTATCCATGACAGATGTAATACAACAGTAGAACCGCTGATAAAACAGCAGTGGTTTGTTAAGATGGATGAGCTGATTAAGCCTGCAGTGGAGGCGGTTAAGAGCGGTGAAATTGCTTTTGTACCGGAGCGTTTTGATAAGATCTATTTTAACTGGACGGATAATATCAGAGACTGGTGTATTTCCAGACAGCTTTGGTGGGGACACAGAATACCTGCCTACTATTGCAAGGAATGCGGTGAGGTAATCGTAGCAAGAGAAATGCCGGATGTGTGCCCGAAATGCGGTCATACCCACTTCAGGCAGGATGAGGATACGCTGGATACCTGGTTTAGTTCCGCCCTCTGGCCTTTTTCCACCCTGGGCTGGCCAAAGAAGACGGAGGACCTTGATTATTTCTATCCTACCAACGTATTGGTAACCGGCTATGACATTATCTTCTTCTGGGTAATCCGTATGGTATTTTCCGGCTATGAGTATACCGGAAAAGCTCCTTTTCAGAAGGTGCTTATCCACGGACTTGTAAGGGATTCCTTAGGCAGAAAGATGAGCAAGTCCTTAGGAAATGGTATTGATCCTCTTGAAATTATTGATAAATATGGAGCAGATGCGCTGCGTCTAACTTTGATAACCGGAAATGCTCCCGGTAATGACATGCGTTTTTATTTGGAAAGAGTGGAAGCCAGCAGAAATTTTGCCAATAAGGTATGGAATGCCTCCCGCTTTATTATGATGAATCTGGAAAAGGCGGAAAGCGAAGGAAAAGAAGAAATTCACCTGACTCAAGCAGATAAATGGATACTTTCAAAATGCAATACGTTAGTAAAAGAAGTAACCGAGAATATGGAGAATTTTGAGCTTGGTATTGCA
It includes:
- a CDS encoding valine--tRNA ligase yields the protein MKKELEKTYNPADIEDRLYSKWINKKYFKAEVDRSKKPFTIVMPPPNITGQLHMGHALDNTMQDILTRFKRMQGFNALWQPGTDHASIATEVKIIEQLKKEGIDKKDLGRDGFLERAWQWKEEYGGRIISQLKKMGSSCDWDRERFTMDEGCSEAVEEVFLRLYEKGLIYKGSRIINWCPVCKTSISDAEVEHEEQAGHFWHILYPIAGTEDFLEVATTRPETMLGDVAVAVHPDDERYKALIGKNVILPFLNKEIPIIADTYVDKEFGTGVVKITPAHDPNDFEVGKRHGLEQINIMNDDATINEKGGKFAGMDRYAARKLMVKELEEMGLLKKVEDHTHNVGIHDRCNTTVEPLIKQQWFVKMDELIKPAVEAVKSGEIAFVPERFDKIYFNWTDNIRDWCISRQLWWGHRIPAYYCKECGEVIVAREMPDVCPKCGHTHFRQDEDTLDTWFSSALWPFSTLGWPKKTEDLDYFYPTNVLVTGYDIIFFWVIRMVFSGYEYTGKAPFQKVLIHGLVRDSLGRKMSKSLGNGIDPLEIIDKYGADALRLTLITGNAPGNDMRFYLERVEASRNFANKVWNASRFIMMNLEKAESEGKEEIHLTQADKWILSKCNTLVKEVTENMENFELGIAVQKIYDFIWEEFCDWYIEMVKPRLYSDTDETKSAAIHTLKQVLITSLKLLHPYMPFITEEIYCTLKEAEGKDGEDVSIMIADWPVFDEKLGFTQEEEAVELIKAAVKGIRTVRTGMNVPPSKKASVIIVTESGRIAEIFENSKAFFATLAFASEVKIQKDTDGIPSDAVTALIPEAVIYMPFAELVDIEKEIERLTQERERLKGELNRVTGMLSNEKFVSKAPEAKILEEKEKLAKYTQLMEQVEERLKTLK